Sequence from the Flavobacterium sp. J372 genome:
AGTGTTCTTCCTCGCTGCACTCTACATCGTTGCTGCAATTATTTACGTGGCGGGTCTCGCCATAGCCAACAACACTTTCAATACGGTTGGCTGTGACACCTTTTGACAAAATATAGTTATAGGTAGCTTTTGCCCTGTTTTCCGAAAGCTTCAGGTTGTAATCATCATCCCCCCTGGCATCGGTATGCGATTCTATTTTTATGATGACATTGGTGAAGTTTTGCAGCACATATACCACCTTATCAAGTTCTACAGCCGCCTGTGGCGTAATATCATACTTATCGAAATCAAAGAATATCGGATTGATGGTAATTTTCTCAATGCTGTCCTGCTTTGTCACCAGGCTGCTGTAGTCGGTAAGTTCAATATTAAATGGCGTTGTGCCCGCAACCCGTGGAAGGCTAACCAGTTGTGTTGCCGTAACATGGTCCGGTTTTTCTGCTGTTACGGTAATTTGGGTATTGCACGGCAGCTGTTTGAGAGTGTATTTACCGTCGACAGATGTTAGGGTTCTGGCAATTTCAATTGTATCTTTTAATGCCTTAACGGTAACACCCGCTATAGGTTTGGAGGTAGACTTACCGGTTATGACTCCCGCAATGGCCTGCCCACATTCTTTTTGAAGTAATAAATGTCATCATCGCCTTTGCCACCTGCCCTGTTGCTTGAGAAGTAGCCCGAGAGTTTATTTTCTGCTACAATATAAGCAAAATCATCACGGTTACTGTTTACAGGTTTACCGAGGTTCTCCGGTTCTCCATAATTGCCTTTATCATCTATTTTGCTTTCAAACACATCGAGTCCGCCAAGGCCATAATGCCAATCCGATGAGAAGTACAGCACGTTTTCATGAATGAACGGAAACATCTCCTTCCCTTCAGTGTTGATAGTTGGCCCAAGGTTCTTTGGCTTGTCAGTCATGCCGTTTTCGAGGATTGCCGCTACATAAATATCTGCCTCACCCTCACCGCCGGGCATGTCACTCGTGAAGTACATCCATTTCCCGTCGGCAGAAATTGCCGGGTGCGCACAGGAGTAATTCACGTTATTGAATAGCATCGGCTCAATGTCGCGCATCCTGCCCTCTTTCAATTTTGCCTTGAAAATGCCGATGTTGTTTGTCCCTGCATCATTTTTATTCAACCTGCCGCCACCTTTTAAAATATTTGCGCTGAAATACACAATACTGTCGTTACCCGGTAAAAATGCCACGTTGGAATTATGGTAGCTTATCTGGTCGCGCTTAGCAAATTTTTTCTCGTTGGTAAACCGACCGTTTGAGTCGACATCTGCGATGTATAATTCCAGATAAGGCTGATTGTTATACTTGTAAGTTTTCCCACCAAATTTTGTAGTGTCCTTTGCGGACGAGTAGATAATTTTACTCCCGAAAAAGGTTGTCCCGAACTCTGTTAAAGGACTGTTAATTTCTTCTACGTTCCTGATCTCGAATTTTGATGTGATTCGGGTAATGCTGTCAAGCTGATTTTTTTGCTTTTTGAAACGTTCAAGATCTTTTTTAATTTTTTTGGAAGCGAGCTTTTGCCCAACCAAAGCATCTGCCTCATCATATCTTTTTAAAGCTCTTAACGACAAAACATATCGCCGGTAGTGAACCTCATCTGTGCTTGCACCCGGCATTTTCAGCACTTTTTCATACCAGTCGGCTGCTTTAGCAAAATTGTTTGTATAAAAATAAGTGTCGGCAATGCGTTTGGTCGTAGTGATACCGGGCTTTTTCGCGTCCTTTAGGTACGCTTCATACGCTTTTGCTGCATCTGCATAGGCCATTTCCTCAAACAGCGCATCGGCTTTCTTCAGTTTCTGCTCCTGGGCGTAAGTAATTGTTCCGCAGAATAATATCGCTATAAATAATAGTCTTTTCATCAGAAAAAGCGAGGTGATTTTATACGTGATGTCTTCGGGAAAATGGTGAACCGCAAAATGAACTCGTGCGAGCCGTCATTATACTTATTTAGCGCTGTCACAGAGTAATCGTATGAATATCCGGCGAAGATATTTCTGGTAATCTGGAAGCCTGCCAGCGCACTCACCGAGTCGTCCCATCGATATGATGCTCCCACCGTCACGAGTTCCTGAAACAGAAAATTAGCAGAGAAATCAACTGTTACCGGCGCGCCGCTCACTATTTTACCCAGCACTGCAGGCTTGAACTTGAGGTTGTCCGTAATATCAAACACATACCCGCCGATGATATAATAATGCATCCTGCTGGCAATAACATCTTCCTGAATATCATCATAATAGTCATGCCTTATGAAGTTTGGCACCGATATTCCCGCATACCATTTATCATCATAAACATATATCCCTGAACCGATTGTCGGGTTTATCCTGTTGTTTAAATTGATCTGCAGCAGCGGGTCGCCCTCATCATACGCCCTGCCCCTCGCCCAGTCAATACTAAGCATCCGCGCACCGGCCTTCAGCCCAAATGCAAGTTTAGTGCTCCTGCCCACAAATACTGAATATGAAAAATTTGCATCAGCATACACCTCATCAGCAGGGCCAAGCCTGTCATTCATCACGCTTAGGCCAAGCCCCAATTTTTCATAGTAAAATGGCGAATGTACTGTAAATGCCTGTGTTTGCGGCGCACCATCAATCCCAACCCACTGCGTGCGGTGCTGCAGCAACCCTTCAAGGTTTCCGGTGCTACCCGTATAGCCGGGATTTACCGTGAGCGTATTGTACATGTACTGCGTGTACTGCGGCTCCTGTTGCGCCCAAAGCCAGGCCGGAAACAGGAGAAAAAGCAATAGTTTACAGGCGATTTTTGACATAGTCGCGGTACATAACAATTTTATGTTGGTAAAAATAACATTTTAAGTAAATAATCGGGTGTTAAACATTAAGCCATTTGAAATTACTGCAATCCATTCGCGATAAAAACGCTATTTTTGCACGATTTTTAAAAACAACAAGTTACAGCAATGAGTTTTAAAGACGAAATACTACGCAGACGCACCTTTGGCATCATCTCTCACCCCGATGCCGGTAAAACAACACTTACAGAGAAGCTGCTGCTTTTCGGGGGTGCCATACAGGAAGCGGGCGCGGTAAAAAGCAACAAGATAAAAAAGGGTGCAACATCTGACTTTATGGAGATTGAGCGCCAAAGGGGGATTTCGGTGGCAACATCGGTGCTTGCCTTTATTTACAAAGACAAAAAGATAAACATCCTCGATACGCCCGGCCACAAGGATTTTGCAGAAGATACTTTCCGTACGCTTACGGCGGTTGACAGCGTAATTGTTGTTATTGACGTAGCGAAAGGTGTTGAGGAACAAACTGAAAAGCTGGTGCAGGTATGCCGCATGCGCAACATACCCATGCTGGTTTTCATCAATAAGCTTGACCGTGAGGGTAAAGATGCTTTTGACCTTATGGACGAGGTGGAGCAAAAGCTGGGCCTCACCGTAACGCCGCTTAGTTTTCCTATCGGGATGGGGTATGATTTCCAGGGGATTTACAACAT
This genomic interval carries:
- a CDS encoding type IX secretion system membrane protein PorP/SprF, with translation MSKIACKLLLFLLFPAWLWAQQEPQYTQYMYNTLTVNPGYTGSTGNLEGLLQHRTQWVGIDGAPQTQAFTVHSPFYYEKLGLGLSVMNDRLGPADEVYADANFSYSVFVGRSTKLAFGLKAGARMLSIDWARGRAYDEGDPLLQINLNNRINPTIGSGIYVYDDKWYAGISVPNFIRHDYYDDIQEDVIASRMHYYIIGGYVFDITDNLKFKPAVLGKIVSGAPVTVDFSANFLFQELVTVGASYRWDDSVSALAGFQITRNIFAGYSYDYSVTALNKYNDGSHEFILRFTIFPKTSRIKSPRFF
- a CDS encoding OmpA family protein, yielding MTKQDSIEKITINPIFFDFDKYDITPQAAVELDKVVYVLQNFTNVIIKIESHTDARGDDDYNLKLSENRAKATYNYILSKGVTANRIESVVGYGETRHVNNCSNDVECSEEEHLKNRRSEFIIVSK